The DNA sequence GGGCCGATGAGCGAACTGGCACCGCGCTTCCCGCTGGCCGGTGGTGCACTGATGCCGTTACGGGCGATCACCGAGCCACAGGGCAACAGCGACTTCAGCAACCTGTGGTCGGGGCAAGCGTTGCGCCTGGGCCAGCACCGCCCGGCAGGCCAGTTGACCCGCGAAATTGCCGAGAAAGCGCTGGCCGTGGTCGGGCGGCCGGCCTTCTCGTAGGCAGGCTCGGCCTCATTGCGGCTGAACCCGCACCTACAGGGCCATCACAACATTCGGACGCTGTGCAGTACCGGTGGGGGCGGATTTACCGGCGAACAGGCCGGGCCTGCCGATGCCCCCTTCCAGGCCCACTGCCTATCGCTATATAGTTGAGGATATAACGATAAGCCCAAGGAGCTGCGTTCATGCGTACCCGCCTTCTCCACTTGGCTGCCACCGCCCTGGCCAGCTTGCTCACCCTCAACACAGCCTGGGCCGCCGAGGTCCAGGTTGCGGTCGCAGCGAACTTCACCGCCCCCATGCAGGCTATCGCCCGGGACTTTCAGCACGACACCGGCCACACGCTGATCGCCGCCTATGGCGCCACCGGGCAGTTCTACGCCCAGATCAGCAATGGCGCCCCGTTCGAGGTATTCCTCGCCGCCGACGACAGCACACCGGCCAAGCTCGAACAGGAACAGGCCACCGTTCCAGGTTCGCGCTTCACCTACGCCATCGGCACCCTGGCCCTGTGGTCAGCCAAGCCTGGTTATGTCGACAGCCAAGGCCAGGTGCTGCAGCACAACGCCTACCAGCACCTGGCCATCGCCAACCCGAAAACCGCGCCTTACGGCCTGGCCGCCGTCCAGGTGCTGGACAAGCTGAAACTCACCGAGGCCACCCGGCCCAAGCTGGTCGAGGGGCAGAACATCACCCAGGCGTTCCAGTTCGTTTCCACCGGCAACGCCGAGCTGGGCTTCGTCGCCCTGTCGCAAATCTACCAGGATGGCAAGCTTGCAAGCGGTTCGGCGTGGATCGTGCCATCGTCCCTGCACGCGCCCATTCGCCAGGACGCAGTGGTCCTTGAAAAAGGCCGGGACAACCCCGCCGCCAAGGCCCTGGTCGAGTACCTGAAAGGCCCGAAGGCCGCGGCGATCATCAAAGCCTACGGTTATGAAATCTGATGCCGCTGGACGCCACTGACCTGGGGGCCATCTGGCTGACCGTGAAACTGGCCAGCCTGACCACCCTGATCCTGCTGATCGTCGGCACGCCGATCGCGTGGTGGCTGGCGCGCACGGGCTCGTGGCTGCGCGGCCCGGTGGGCGCGCTGGTGGCCTTGCCGCTGGTGCTGCCGCCCACGGTGATCGGCTTCTACCTGCTGATCGCCCTTGGCCCGCAAGGTTGGCTGGGCCAGGCGACCCAGGCGCTGGGCCTGGGCAGCGTGGTGTTCAGCTTCAGCGGCCTGGTGATCGGCTCGGTGATCTACTCCATGCCGTTCGTGGTCCAGCCGTTGCAGAATGCGTTCGCCGCCATCGGCCAGCGCCCGCTGGAAGTGGCTGCCACGCTGCGCGCCAGCCCCTGGGATAGCTTCGTCCACGTGGTGTTGCCGCTGGCCCGCCCAGGCTTCATCACTGCCAGCATCCTCGGCTTCGCCCATACCGTGGGCGAGTTCGGCGTGGTGTTGATGATTGGCGGCAATATTCCGGACAAGACCCGGGTGGTCTCGGTGCAGATCTTCGACCATGTCGAGGCCATGGCCTATTCGCAAGCGCACTGGCTGGCTGGCGCCATGCTGTTGTTCTCTTTCCTGGTGCTGCTGATGCTGTACGCCGGACGGCGCGGCAAAGCTGGCTGGAGCTGATATGAGCACATCGATTGTGGCGCGCCTGAAACTGGCTCGTGACGACTTTACCCTGGCGGTCGACCTGCACCTGCCCGGGCGTGGCATCAGCGCACTGTTCGGCCACTCGGGCTCCGGCAAGACCAGCTGCCTGCGGTGCCTGGCCGGCCTGGAACGGGCCGCCAGCGCCTATATCGAGGTCAACGGCGAGGTCTGGGAAGACAGCGCGCGCGGCTACTTCCGCCCCCCGCACCTGCGCCCGGTAGGCTATGTGTTTCAGGAGGCCAGCCTGTTTGCGCACCTGACGGTGCGCGGCAACCTGGAATTCGGCTGGCGCCGGGTGGCCCCAGCCGAGCGCAAGGTCAACCTCGACCAGGCTTGCCAATTGCTGGGCATCGGCCATTTGCTCGCACGCAGGCCTGCGACCTTGTCCGGCGGCGAGGCGCAGCGGGTGGGTATCGCCCGCGCACTGCTCAGCAGCCCGCGCCTGCTGTTGATGGACGAGCCGCTGGCGGCCCTCGACGGGCCACGCAAGCGCGAGATCCTGCCCTACCTGGAACGCCTGCACGACGAGCTGGACATCCCCCTGGTGTACGTCAGCCACGCCCAGGACGAAGTGGCGCGGCTGGCCGACCACCTGGTATTGCTGGAGCAAGGCCAGGCGGTGGCCAGCGGCCCGGTCGGCGAAACCCTGGCCCGCCTCGACCTGTCGCTGGCCCAGGGCGAGGACGCCGGCGTGGTGTTCGACGGCCTGGTGGTGGGCCATGACCCACACTACGACCTGCTCACCCTGCGCCTGCCCGGCGCCAATGGGCCGCTGCTGCGCATCGCCCACCCGGCCCAGGTGATGGGCAGCACTTTGCGGGTCAAGGTGCAGGCGCGTGACATCAGCCTTGCGCTGACCGCCGATGGCACCTCGAGCATCCTCAATCGCCTGCCGGTGCGCGTGCGCCAAAGCCAGCCGGCGGCCAACCCGGCCCATGTGCTGGTCAGCCTGGATGCCGACGGCAATGCCCTGCTGGCGCGTATCACCCGCTTCTCGGCAGACCAACTCGGCCTGCACCCGGGCCAGCTGCTGTTCGCCCAGATCAAGTCGGTGGCCTTGCTGGGCTGAGCATCCACCGCGTGGCCGCTGTCCATTGATCAGTCAACCTGATCGAGGCCTGCTGCCGATGCCCGACTGCCCGCTCCCCGCAACGCTGCATTACGTCGATGACAGCCAGCCTGGCCTGAGCCGCCGACGCTGGCGGGACCGCTTCATCTACCTCGACGCCGAAGGCCAGCGGGTACGTGACCCGGACACCCTGGCACGTATCGCCGCACTGGTGATCCCCCCGGCCTACACCGACGTGTGGATATGCGCCGACCCGCAGGGCCACCTGCAAGCGACGGGGCGCGATGCCCGTGGTCGCAAGCAATACCGCTACCACGCCCAATGGCGGGAAATGCGCGATCAACACAAGTACGGGCGCATGCTGGCTTTCGCCCACGCGTTGCCGAAGCTGCGCAAACAACTGGAGGCGCACCTTGCCCGCCCAGGCCTGGATCGGGAAAAGGTCATGGCCCTGGTGGTCAGCCTGCTCGACCACACGCTGATCCGCATCGGTAACCAACGCTACCTGCGTGACAACAAGTCCTACGGACTCACCACCCTGCGCAACCGCCACGTGCAAGTCAAAGGCAGCACCATTCGCTTCCAGTTCCGTGGCAAGCGTGGCGTCGAACACAACGTCACCCTCAACGACCGGCGCCTGGCCAGCCTGCTCAAGCGCTGCATGGAACTGCCCGGCCAGGCGCTGTTCCAGTACCTGGATGAAGACGGCCAACGCCATAGCGTCGGCTCCAGCGAGGTGAACCAGTTTCTGCAACAGTTGACCGGTGCCGATTTTACCGCCAAGGACTACCGCACCTGGGCCGGCAGCCGCCTGGCCCTGGCCCTGCTGCGGCCGCTGGCCTGGGAGCCCGAGAGCGAAGCCCGGCGCCAGGTCAGCGCCATCGTCCGCCAGGTGGCCACGCGCCTGGGCAATACACCGGCCGTGTGCAGGCGCTGTTATATCCACCCGGCAGTACTGGAACACTTTGCCTTGGGGCGTCTGGCCAACTTGCCGAAAAGCCGCGTGCGCAAAGGCCTGGACCGTGAAGAAGTGGCTTTGTTGCTATTTCTTCAGGCACTTGAGGAACAGCCGGACCATTAACCTGGTCTATTCAGCCCATGATGCGAAGAAATTTCCCATTGGACGCCAAGCCCCCTATTCTTGCCACCGAGCACCTTGGCCGACAAACCGCTGGCGGTTTGCTTCGGCACCTGCGACTGAAGACACGCAACAGAATTTGTCTGTCGGGGAATTACTATCCGCCGAAAGCGTCTTTAATGAGAAGGAAGAGGGACCAGCTCCCGCCGCCGCGGCAACTAGCCCGACGGACTTTTACATCACCAAGGAGAACTACATGCTGATACTCACCCGTAAGGTTGGCGAAAGCATCGTCATCAATGATGACATCAAAGTCACCATTCTGGGCGTCAAGGGGATGCAGGTGAGGATCGGTATCGATGCACCGAAAGATGTCCAGGTCCATCGTGAAGAGATCTTCAAGCGTATCCAGGCCGGCAGCCCGGCCCCGGAAAAGCACGACGACTCGCACTGAGCGACCCGCCTCAAGCCGCACGGACGCGCTTGACCGCCCCGCGCCTCAGGTGCCGAGCAGTTCGCGCACCTTGGCGATCATACCGTCGATGTCGAACGGCTTGTCGAACACCGCGGCGAACAGTTCCGGGCGCCCCTGGTTGGCTTGCGCCCCACTCATGAGGATGACCGGCAGGTCGCTCAGGTCCGGGTCCTGGCGCATCGAACGCACCAGTTCCTCACCGTTGAGCAGCGGCATCATGTAGTCGGTAATTACCAGTTGAACGCGCTTTTCCTTCAGCGCTTCCAGGGCCTTCAAGCCATTGCTGGCCTTTTCTACCAGAAAGCCTTCGTCCTCCAGGGCAAAACCGAGGATATCGGCAATCAGGTATTCGTCATCGACGATCAGGATGGTGTTCATTGGCCCGCCCCGTCAGCCACTTCCCTGTGGCACCGGCGTTCCTGAAAGCACTCCACAGGCGCCTTCGAACGCCTTGCGCAAGGTAAGGCCTTGTGGCCCGATCTGCAGCTCGTGCAAGGCCGGGTCGTGATGGCTGTCACGCACCTTGAGGATCGACAACATACGCCGCAGCTGCGAATCCAGCTCGACGAAACGCATCAGCATCAGGTTGTCGACGATGCTCGACAGGTCTGGCGCCGGGGCGCTGATTTCCGCGCCGAAGATATCGCGCATTTCCCAGGTGAGCATCACGCTGACGTCACGCGCGCGCAGCTCGCCGGTCAAGGCGCGGAAAAATGCATTGAGCCGCGCCGGGTCGATGGCCAGGCGGCTGAACGCCCCCAGGCTGTCGATCAGCACGCGCTTACTGCCTTGTGCCTCGACCCGCTCCAGCAGGCGCGCCCCGACCTGATCGAGCAGGCCTTCTGTGGTTGGCTGCCAGCACAGCTGCAGGCTGCCGCGCTGCTCCATCGCGACAAAATCGTGCCCCAACGACGCGGCCTTGATACGCAAGCGTTCCGGCGTTTCGTAGAAGCCGAAATGCAGCCCCGGCGCCTGCGGGCTGCTGGCACCGAGGAAGGCCAGGCCCAATGAGGTCTTGCCAATACCGGAGGGCCCGATCAGCAGGCTGACCGAGCCCGTGGCCAGGCCACCGCCAAGCATTTCATCCAGGGTTGCCACGCCGCAGCTGACCCGCTCCCGGGTGGCAGTGCCCGCAGAGCTGGGGTGGCCGAACAGCGACTCCAGGCGCGGGTAGACGTGCAGGCCGGCTTCATCGATGAGGCATTCGTGGCGCCCCGACAGCGCCGCACTGCCGCGCGTCTTGCGCAGCTGGATATGGCGCACGGCACGGCTGCCGTGCAGTTGCTCGCCCAGCTCGATCACGCCGTCGACCATGGTGTGCTCGGGGCTGCCCTCTTCCAGGCGCGCGCTGGTCAACAGCAGTACGGTGCAGCCGGCAAATGCCGCATGGCCTTGCAATTCGGAGACGAACTTCTTGGTATCCAGCGTGGTTTCTGCGCGCACGCGCGCATTGAGCACGCCATCGACGATCAACAGGCTGGCCTGTTGCCGGGCGATTTCCTGGCGCAGCAGCCGCACCACCGCATCCAGGCCTTCCTGCTCCAGGGTGTCGAAGGCACTGACGAACTGGATCGGGTCGCCGACCAGCGACGGGTCGAAGAATTCCAGGGTCGCCAGGTACTGGAACAGCCGCTCGTGCGACTCGCTGAGCAAGGTCGCCACCAGTACCCGGCCACCGCCGCGCACATGCCCGCAGGCCAGCTGGTTGGCAAGAATGGTCTTGCCGGCCCCCGGCGGGCCCTGCACGATGTAGGACGCACCGGCCACCAGGCCACCCTTCAACAACGCATCGAGCCCTTCGATGCCCGTCACCAGCCGCCTGAGTGCCTGAGCCATGGTATCTACCTGTCGAGTTGGCTGTGTGTCTGGTCCTGATAGATTGGCAAGTAAAGCTGCATGCAAGTTCCCTGACCGGGTTCACTCTCGACACGGATCGCGCCACCGCTCTGCCTGGCGAAGCCGTACACCTGGCAGAGGCCCAGGCCGGTACCCTTGCCAAAGGGTTTGGTGGTGAAGAACGGCTCGAAGATCCGCGGCAGTACCGCTGGCGCAATCCCTTCACCGCTGTCTTCCACCTCGAAACGCACAAAACCGCCGTGCAGCCCTTCCACCTCGCCAGCCAGCTCGACCACATCGACGGTCAAGCCGATCCGGCCCCGCCCGGCAATGGCGTCGCGGGCATTGAACAGCAGGTTGAGCAGCACCATCTGCAACTGCCCGGCATCCACCTCGATCAGCGGCAGGTCCGGTTGCAGCAGCACCTTCAGCTCGATCGAACCCGGCAGCGCATGCTCCAGAAGGCCGCGCGTGGCGGCGACAAGGCTGGCCGGGGCGACGCGGGTTACATCGAACGTGCGATGGCGGGCAAAGCTGAGCAACTGCTGGGTCAGTTCAGTACCCCGCTGCCCGGCGTCGAGAATGTGCTGCAGCATGCGCTGGGCGCGTGCCGGGTCCTTGGTGGACAGAGCCAGGTGCGCCGAGCTGATGATGATGGTCAACAGGTTGTTGAAATCGTGGGCCAGGCCGCCGGTCAACTGGCCCAGTGCTTCCAGCTTCTGGGCCTGGAACAGCTGGGCGCGTACCGCATCCAGTTGCAGCGCCGCCTCGCGGCGGTCGGTGATATCGCGGATGACCTTGGCCAGGCCAACAACCTGGCCAAGGTCATCATGAATCACATGCAGCACGGCCAAGGCCCAGAACTGCGTGCCATCCTTGCGCACCCGCCAGCCTTCGTCCTGCGCGCTACCCTGCTCCAATGCCTGCCGCAACAAATGCTCCGGGCGGCCCTCGGCACAATCCTGGGTAGTGAAGAACAATGAGAAATGCTGGCCGATCACTTCATCGGCGCGGTAGCCCTTGATGCGTTGCGCACCGGCATTCCACGACACCACATGGCCGGTCGGGTCGAGCATATAGATGGCGTAATCCACCACCGACTGGACCAATTGCTCATAGCGGTGGTCAGGCATGACGGGGTTGAGACAGTCGGCTGAAACCATGCAAACTCCACCGGTACGGCAGGAAAGGAAAAATACGCACCCACCAGCCTGCTCGCGCGTGGCTGGGCTCAGGGGTTGGCGCAGCTCAGTGTTCGGAGTCAACCGATACCGAGCCGATGCACCACGGCATCGTCACTTTGAGCAGCCACAGGCTGACCAGCAGTATCAAGCCACCACCGGCGAAGGCCATCAACTGCTGCGGCTGAGCGTGTTCGGCATCGAACCCCAGCATCACCAGGTACACGCCGAGGCTGATCAGGCACACATAAAGAAAGGCGCCCAACACCAGCACGTGCGCGAACAGCAGCCGCCATAAAAGCCGTTGGTACAGGATACGCTGCGAAGCTTCGGATCGAGTCATCGCCGCACACTCATTGGATCCAATAGAAGAAGGACGGTGGCGCATTGACAGCAAGGTGTCAATTGCTCCTTCGACCGACCCCTTCTCTGTTGATCATAGGTGCTGTGGTTGACGCAACTATAACGATGGGTTATAAAGCGCGCTTGAATGCGAAGCCCTTCTGCTTAGAAGCGAGCCGGTCCTCACGACCCCTTCAAGCGTGCGAGTGTGGTGGAATTGGTATACACAGCAGACTTAAAATCTGTCGGCGTGAGCCTTGCGGGTTCGAGTCCCGCCACTCGCACCAAATTCCTTTGAAAAAGCGCCTTCAGGGCGCTTTTTTGTTGCGCACCAACAAGCCTCGCCGCAGCTGCTAGAGTGGTGCATATATTGGTCCACTGGAACGCTGCCATGCGCTACTCACTGTTCGATGGTCAACGCGACATCCTTTTGTTGGTCGCCCGAGTGACACTGATGATCCTGTTCATCTTGTCTGGCTGGGGCAAGCTGACCGGTTTCGACGGCACGGTCGGCTACATGACCTCGCTGGGCGCCCCTGCCCCGATGCTGGCAGCAGCAGTTGCCGTTCTCATGGAATTCGTTGTCGGCATCCTGCTGATCCTCGGCTTCTACACCCGGCCACTGGCGTTCCTGTTCGCCCTGTTCGTGCTGGGCACTGCGTTGCTGGGCCACCCGTTCTGGAACATGGTCGACCCGGAGCGCAGTGCCAACCTGACCCAGTTCCTGAAAAACCTCAGCATCATGGGCGGCCTGCTGGCGCTGGCCGTCAGTGGCCCAGGGCGTTTTTCAGTAGACGGTCGCTGAATCACTCCTCTTCGCAGTCGTCGAACCACGCTGGGTGATCGCGTTCTTCGTCATCGAGCTCATCCAGCGTTTGTTCGTCTTCCTCGATGTCATCCTCGATGCCTCGGGCATCGGCTTCTGCTTCACTGTCGTCGTACAGGAATTCGTGATCAAGCAGGTGATCATGCTCGGGTTCGTGCAGGTCGTCTTCGTCGTGCATGCTGGCTCCTGGGCTCGTGGCAGGCCTGTATAGGCTGATCAACCGCGCAGGTCAATGCATTACCGTTTAATGCTGGGTTAACCGGCCGAGTCCAACCTGCAGGCTCTCCCTTCAAACGTTGCTTGCCCGCCTTTCCCGGCGGGCTTTTTTATGGCTGCCACCCTCCCCCTGTCCAATGCAGGAAAATCACAGGGAACCCGGCCCATGCTGGCCACGCTCGCAAATGATGCAGGACCTTTGTTTTTCAAGGAGAGCATCCATGACTGTAAACATCGACACCCTGATCATTACCACCCCCGTAGCCAAATCCGCCACCGACCCGGTCGCCCTGGAATTGACCGGCGCCCAGGCGCTGGCCACGCTGCCCGAGGTGGTTGCCCGCCTGAGTGATGGCTCGGTGCGCCTGACCGCCCCGACCAAGGGCGCCTCCAGCAAAAGCACCCACCGCACCCGCTGCGAGTGGAAGGAGCCCGTCTACTGGGCACTGAACAGCACCGCCCGGCACCGCAACCACCAGACCATGGTGCTGGAGAAGGTCAACCTGGCGCAGAAAGTGGTGATTGCCCAGTTGCATGTCAAAGACGATGACAGCCCACCTATCAAGGTGTTCTGGAACAAGGCCAGAATAACCGTCGGTTTCCGTACCGAGTTCAACCAGCTCACTACCAGCAGCAGCACGGTACTGACCGACGTCCCGCTGGGGGCGCGCTTCGACATCACCATCGAGGTAACGGCGGCCGGCGCCTGCACGGTCAGCGCCAGCTGCAATGGCCGCACCGGCACGACCTCGGGCCTCCAACTGAACGATACCTGGGCCACGCGCACGCTGAACTTCCATGGCGGGGTGTACAACCAGGTGGACTATACCGATACCACGCCGCCCGAAGACGGCTCGGTGTGTGTGATCAGCCAACTGGACCTGAGCCATGCGTGACACCCCTATCACCTGAACTTCACAAAATACTGACATCCGGCTGGGCACACTGACCCTGCTCCCTATGTTCTTACAGCCCGCCGCATCCTTGCCGCGGGCTTTTCTTTTTGTGGCATACGCCGCGCCCCTGAGCATGACCTGAAGCAGTTTTCCCGTAGCGACCCAGAGCTATGCTTAGCCGGCGATAAGCAAGCCCATTCGGAACAGGAAACGGAGGCTCATATGAAAGCTGCTGTTGTTGCCCCAGGCCGTCGCGTAGAGGTGGTGGAGAAGACCCTGCGCCCACTCGAACACGGCGAGGCGCTGCTGAAGATGCAATGCTGTGGTGTGTGCCACACCGACCTGCATGTGAAAAACGGCGACTTCGGTGACAAGACCGGCGTGGTGCTGGGCCACGAAGGTATTGGCGTGGTCCAGGAGGTCGGGCCGGGCGTCACCTCGCTCAAGCCAGGCGACCGCGCCAGCGTGGCCTGGTTCTACCAGGGCTGCGGGCATTGCGAGTATTGCAACAGCGGCAATGAAACCCTGTGCCGCGAGGTGAAGAACGCCGGCTACACGGTAGACGGCGGCATGGCCGAAGCCTGCATCGTCAAGGCCGACTACTCGGTCAAAGTGCCCGACGGGCTCGACTCCGCGGCAGCCAGCAGCATTACTTGCGCCGGCGTGACTACCTACAAGGCGGTGAAGGTCTCCAACATCCGCCCCGGCCAGTGGATCGCCATCTACGGCCTCGGTGGCCTTGGCAACCTGGCGCTGCAATATGCCAGGAACGTGTTCAACGCCAAAGTGATCGCCATCGATGTCAATGACGAGCAGCTGCGCTTCGCCAGCGAGATGGGCGCCGACCTGGTAATCAATCCGCGTACCGAAGATGCTGCCAAGGTCATCCAGGCAAAGACCGGAGGCGCCCATGCGGCGGTGGTTACCGCAGTGGCCAAGGCTGCCTTCAACTCGGCGGTCGACGCCCTGCGCGCCGGCGGACGACTGGTGGCAGTCGGGCTGCCATCGGAAGCCATGGACCTGAATATCCCCCGCCTGGTGCTGGACGGTATCGAAGTGGTCGGTTCGCTGGTCGGTACCCGCCAGGACCTGCAGGAAGCCTTCCAGTTTGCCGCAGAAGGGAAAGTGGTGCCGAAGGTCACGCTGCGCCCTATCG is a window from the Pseudomonas anuradhapurensis genome containing:
- the modA gene encoding molybdate ABC transporter substrate-binding protein, which gives rise to MRTRLLHLAATALASLLTLNTAWAAEVQVAVAANFTAPMQAIARDFQHDTGHTLIAAYGATGQFYAQISNGAPFEVFLAADDSTPAKLEQEQATVPGSRFTYAIGTLALWSAKPGYVDSQGQVLQHNAYQHLAIANPKTAPYGLAAVQVLDKLKLTEATRPKLVEGQNITQAFQFVSTGNAELGFVALSQIYQDGKLASGSAWIVPSSLHAPIRQDAVVLEKGRDNPAAKALVEYLKGPKAAAIIKAYGYEI
- the modB gene encoding molybdate ABC transporter permease subunit, with protein sequence MPLDATDLGAIWLTVKLASLTTLILLIVGTPIAWWLARTGSWLRGPVGALVALPLVLPPTVIGFYLLIALGPQGWLGQATQALGLGSVVFSFSGLVIGSVIYSMPFVVQPLQNAFAAIGQRPLEVAATLRASPWDSFVHVVLPLARPGFITASILGFAHTVGEFGVVLMIGGNIPDKTRVVSVQIFDHVEAMAYSQAHWLAGAMLLFSFLVLLMLYAGRRGKAGWS
- the modC gene encoding molybdenum ABC transporter ATP-binding protein: MSTSIVARLKLARDDFTLAVDLHLPGRGISALFGHSGSGKTSCLRCLAGLERAASAYIEVNGEVWEDSARGYFRPPHLRPVGYVFQEASLFAHLTVRGNLEFGWRRVAPAERKVNLDQACQLLGIGHLLARRPATLSGGEAQRVGIARALLSSPRLLLMDEPLAALDGPRKREILPYLERLHDELDIPLVYVSHAQDEVARLADHLVLLEQGQAVASGPVGETLARLDLSLAQGEDAGVVFDGLVVGHDPHYDLLTLRLPGANGPLLRIAHPAQVMGSTLRVKVQARDISLALTADGTSSILNRLPVRVRQSQPAANPAHVLVSLDADGNALLARITRFSADQLGLHPGQLLFAQIKSVALLG
- a CDS encoding DNA topoisomerase IB, giving the protein MPDCPLPATLHYVDDSQPGLSRRRWRDRFIYLDAEGQRVRDPDTLARIAALVIPPAYTDVWICADPQGHLQATGRDARGRKQYRYHAQWREMRDQHKYGRMLAFAHALPKLRKQLEAHLARPGLDREKVMALVVSLLDHTLIRIGNQRYLRDNKSYGLTTLRNRHVQVKGSTIRFQFRGKRGVEHNVTLNDRRLASLLKRCMELPGQALFQYLDEDGQRHSVGSSEVNQFLQQLTGADFTAKDYRTWAGSRLALALLRPLAWEPESEARRQVSAIVRQVATRLGNTPAVCRRCYIHPAVLEHFALGRLANLPKSRVRKGLDREEVALLLFLQALEEQPDH
- the csrA gene encoding carbon storage regulator CsrA — encoded protein: MLILTRKVGESIVINDDIKVTILGVKGMQVRIGIDAPKDVQVHREEIFKRIQAGSPAPEKHDDSH
- a CDS encoding response regulator encodes the protein MNTILIVDDEYLIADILGFALEDEGFLVEKASNGLKALEALKEKRVQLVITDYMMPLLNGEELVRSMRQDPDLSDLPVILMSGAQANQGRPELFAAVFDKPFDIDGMIAKVRELLGT
- a CDS encoding ATPase domain-containing protein; translated protein: MAQALRRLVTGIEGLDALLKGGLVAGASYIVQGPPGAGKTILANQLACGHVRGGGRVLVATLLSESHERLFQYLATLEFFDPSLVGDPIQFVSAFDTLEQEGLDAVVRLLRQEIARQQASLLIVDGVLNARVRAETTLDTKKFVSELQGHAAFAGCTVLLLTSARLEEGSPEHTMVDGVIELGEQLHGSRAVRHIQLRKTRGSAALSGRHECLIDEAGLHVYPRLESLFGHPSSAGTATRERVSCGVATLDEMLGGGLATGSVSLLIGPSGIGKTSLGLAFLGASSPQAPGLHFGFYETPERLRIKAASLGHDFVAMEQRGSLQLCWQPTTEGLLDQVGARLLERVEAQGSKRVLIDSLGAFSRLAIDPARLNAFFRALTGELRARDVSVMLTWEMRDIFGAEISAPAPDLSSIVDNLMLMRFVELDSQLRRMLSILKVRDSHHDPALHELQIGPQGLTLRKAFEGACGVLSGTPVPQGSG
- a CDS encoding two-component system sensor histidine kinase NtrB, translating into MVSADCLNPVMPDHRYEQLVQSVVDYAIYMLDPTGHVVSWNAGAQRIKGYRADEVIGQHFSLFFTTQDCAEGRPEHLLRQALEQGSAQDEGWRVRKDGTQFWALAVLHVIHDDLGQVVGLAKVIRDITDRREAALQLDAVRAQLFQAQKLEALGQLTGGLAHDFNNLLTIIISSAHLALSTKDPARAQRMLQHILDAGQRGTELTQQLLSFARHRTFDVTRVAPASLVAATRGLLEHALPGSIELKVLLQPDLPLIEVDAGQLQMVLLNLLFNARDAIAGRGRIGLTVDVVELAGEVEGLHGGFVRFEVEDSGEGIAPAVLPRIFEPFFTTKPFGKGTGLGLCQVYGFARQSGGAIRVESEPGQGTCMQLYLPIYQDQTHSQLDR
- a CDS encoding DoxX family protein, which encodes MRYSLFDGQRDILLLVARVTLMILFILSGWGKLTGFDGTVGYMTSLGAPAPMLAAAVAVLMEFVVGILLILGFYTRPLAFLFALFVLGTALLGHPFWNMVDPERSANLTQFLKNLSIMGGLLALAVSGPGRFSVDGR
- a CDS encoding polysaccharide lyase family 7 protein, producing MTVNIDTLIITTPVAKSATDPVALELTGAQALATLPEVVARLSDGSVRLTAPTKGASSKSTHRTRCEWKEPVYWALNSTARHRNHQTMVLEKVNLAQKVVIAQLHVKDDDSPPIKVFWNKARITVGFRTEFNQLTTSSSTVLTDVPLGARFDITIEVTAAGACTVSASCNGRTGTTSGLQLNDTWATRTLNFHGGVYNQVDYTDTTPPEDGSVCVISQLDLSHA
- the adhP gene encoding alcohol dehydrogenase AdhP gives rise to the protein MKAAVVAPGRRVEVVEKTLRPLEHGEALLKMQCCGVCHTDLHVKNGDFGDKTGVVLGHEGIGVVQEVGPGVTSLKPGDRASVAWFYQGCGHCEYCNSGNETLCREVKNAGYTVDGGMAEACIVKADYSVKVPDGLDSAAASSITCAGVTTYKAVKVSNIRPGQWIAIYGLGGLGNLALQYARNVFNAKVIAIDVNDEQLRFASEMGADLVINPRTEDAAKVIQAKTGGAHAAVVTAVAKAAFNSAVDALRAGGRLVAVGLPSEAMDLNIPRLVLDGIEVVGSLVGTRQDLQEAFQFAAEGKVVPKVTLRPIEDINHIFEEMLEGKIKGRMVIQFEG